One Spiroplasma endosymbiont of Nebria brevicollis DNA window includes the following coding sequences:
- the recA gene encoding recombinase RecA — MQEKNLQTNIKSKEDLVSIAMKQIEKEFGKGAIMLLSDSTITDIEVISSGSMLLDDILGIKGFPKGRIIEIYGPESAGKTTLALMALAQAQKINGKIAFIDAEHALDRQYSQKLGVDINCLLVSQPDSGEQALEILDILVKSQALDMIVVDSLAALVPQVELDGDMTEQTIGAQVRLMSKALRKLSGSIAKTNCIVIFINQIREKVGIIYGNPEITPGGKALRFYSSIRLEVRKGEQLLKNSQIIGHNRKIKVVKNKVAPPFKTAIIDFYFAQGFSQQSEIIDIAVEKGIINKSGGWYNYGEIKLGQGKEKAKENLELNTTLLNEIKAQINF, encoded by the coding sequence ATGCAAGAAAAAAATTTGCAAACAAATATTAAAAGTAAAGAAGATTTGGTTTCAATAGCCATGAAACAAATTGAAAAAGAATTTGGTAAAGGTGCTATTATGTTATTAAGTGATAGTACTATTACTGATATAGAAGTGATTAGTTCGGGTAGTATGTTATTAGATGATATTTTAGGAATTAAAGGTTTTCCTAAAGGTCGAATTATTGAAATTTATGGTCCTGAATCCGCTGGTAAAACTACATTAGCATTAATGGCTTTAGCACAAGCCCAAAAAATAAATGGTAAAATAGCTTTCATTGATGCTGAACATGCTTTAGACCGTCAGTATAGTCAAAAACTGGGAGTGGATATTAACTGTTTATTAGTATCACAACCAGACTCTGGTGAACAAGCTTTAGAAATCTTAGACATTTTAGTTAAATCGCAAGCATTAGATATGATTGTCGTTGATTCATTAGCAGCATTGGTACCACAAGTGGAACTTGATGGTGATATGACAGAACAAACAATTGGCGCTCAAGTTCGATTAATGTCCAAAGCCTTACGAAAACTAAGTGGTAGTATTGCTAAAACAAATTGTATTGTTATATTTATTAATCAAATTCGTGAAAAAGTTGGTATTATATATGGTAATCCTGAGATAACACCAGGTGGCAAAGCTTTACGGTTCTATAGTAGTATTAGATTAGAAGTACGGAAAGGTGAACAATTATTAAAAAATAGTCAAATCATTGGACATAATAGAAAAATAAAGGTCGTAAAAAATAAAGTAGCACCGCCCTTTAAAACCGCCATTATTGATTTCTATTTTGCGCAGGGATTTTCACAGCAAAGTGAAATTATTGATATTGCCGTTGAGAAGGGAATTATTAATAAATCAGGTGGATGGTATAATTATGGAGAAATAAAATTAGGTCAAGGAAAAGAAAAAGCAAAAGAAAATTTAGAACTAAATACTACACTTTTAAATGAAATTAAGGCACAAATCAATTTTTAA
- a CDS encoding Mbov_0397 family ICE element conjugal transfer ATPase, with protein sequence MKFLIPKTIKFVKLQIWRNVGLVDLLIILMVIGFASIIILLLNINIILKLLSVSLVAIATIPLTFSWQPRKKGWEIIILWFKFHSKSRYYKSDKTSQALVPFKKIISENVMQLNVKNTNYTRTLLLEGFNITLLSNEEASNKIKDLAAAFKIVNISMSLIKIDMPLDISAQTNFYQTQLEQVDLENISVKAKKARREQLLTSIAVNNEIQNESEMTQPFFYLFFYSSNQDKLREEVNAFKNYISRSGVKTTDVNVLEMMVVYRKLINTNENAILNDMFTTNLDKTMKSKDLTNDLAIKELLVHKNNLEFANCFQTIYNIYDYPFEVSAVWLANLVTIPNSSLIFTFNSISEESAKKQLNKAMQNLATLNYMTKSVSERRDYDYHYESLNELLNQISGGGEKIFNTNLYLMISGSNRKDLKKNMSTAEYEIKNNGMKFDKLYYRQLEAFLSIMPDSADWFKITGHEMPCLTIAASFPFLNQELNDKQGLFLGFNESGNKVFFDQRTKGGNRKNHNQLIIGTSGSGKSYTSKKEVNYQIMLGHKVIVIDPEREYRDLCNYHDGSWIDVGDGSSGNINPFQITLALSDDANNDNNGRDILAPHMQFLEQFLNVASGGLTRNESSLLMIYVRLMYENAGITTRTKIHLLQPHEFPIFQDLYHIIETDMLKETDMRNKNDLKNLLIILSRFVSGGTDSNLWNAHTNLNDTNSLVQVYDLYTLTQSGNKRLVNAQMFLILKYIENEVRKNKNDNEINKKEQWISITIDEAHLLIDKEFPAALLFMYQIVKRIRKYTGMINIITQNINDFLGSEEIKKYTTAIINSSQYLKVLNLQPHDLAALNELYASYGGISPNETDFIARAKVGECLFAISSLYRMCLTINVSIGETNAIKGISSSYEDETNSIFEINE encoded by the coding sequence ATGAAATTCTTAATACCTAAAACCATTAAATTTGTTAAATTACAAATTTGAAGAAATGTTGGTTTAGTTGATTTACTAATTATCTTAATGGTTATTGGATTTGCTTCAATTATAATTTTGCTGTTAAATATTAACATCATTTTAAAGTTATTATCAGTTTCTTTAGTAGCAATTGCAACAATTCCATTAACTTTTTCGTGACAACCACGAAAAAAAGGTTGAGAAATCATTATTTTATGATTTAAATTTCATAGTAAAAGTCGTTATTATAAATCTGATAAAACCTCACAAGCATTAGTACCTTTTAAAAAAATTATTAGCGAAAATGTGATGCAATTAAATGTTAAAAATACCAATTATACGCGGACGTTGTTATTAGAAGGTTTTAATATTACGTTATTATCAAATGAAGAAGCATCTAATAAGATTAAAGATTTAGCTGCTGCTTTTAAAATTGTTAATATTTCTATGTCACTAATAAAAATTGATATGCCGTTAGATATTAGTGCTCAAACTAATTTTTACCAAACACAATTAGAACAAGTGGATTTAGAAAACATTAGCGTTAAAGCCAAAAAAGCACGAAGAGAGCAATTGTTAACATCAATTGCTGTTAATAATGAAATTCAAAATGAAAGTGAAATGACTCAACCATTCTTTTACTTATTTTTTTACAGTTCCAATCAAGACAAACTTCGTGAAGAAGTGAATGCCTTTAAAAATTATATTAGTCGTAGTGGTGTCAAAACTACTGACGTTAATGTTTTGGAAATGATGGTCGTTTATAGAAAACTAATTAATACAAATGAAAATGCTATTTTAAATGACATGTTCACTACTAATTTAGATAAAACTATGAAAAGTAAAGATTTAACTAATGATTTAGCTATCAAAGAATTACTGGTTCATAAAAATAATTTAGAATTTGCTAACTGCTTTCAAACTATTTATAATATATATGATTATCCTTTTGAAGTATCAGCAGTTTGATTAGCTAATCTTGTTACTATTCCTAATTCCAGTTTAATTTTTACTTTTAATAGTATTAGCGAAGAAAGTGCTAAAAAACAATTAAATAAAGCTATGCAAAATTTAGCAACTTTAAATTATATGACCAAATCAGTCTCAGAACGAAGAGATTATGATTATCACTATGAATCACTTAACGAGTTATTAAATCAAATTTCTGGTGGTGGCGAAAAGATTTTTAATACCAATTTATATTTAATGATTTCTGGTTCTAATCGTAAAGATTTGAAAAAGAATATGAGTACAGCAGAATATGAAATTAAAAATAATGGTATGAAATTTGATAAACTATATTATCGGCAGTTAGAAGCATTTTTATCAATTATGCCCGATAGTGCTGACTGATTTAAAATTACTGGTCATGAAATGCCTTGTTTAACGATTGCTGCTAGCTTTCCATTTTTAAATCAAGAATTAAATGATAAACAAGGTTTATTTTTAGGATTTAATGAAAGCGGTAATAAAGTTTTTTTTGACCAACGAACAAAAGGTGGTAATAGAAAGAATCATAATCAATTAATTATCGGAACTAGTGGCTCTGGTAAATCTTATACTTCTAAAAAAGAAGTTAATTATCAAATTATGCTCGGTCATAAAGTGATTGTTATTGACCCAGAGCGTGAATATCGTGATTTATGTAACTATCATGATGGAAGCTGAATTGATGTCGGTGATGGTTCATCAGGAAACATTAACCCCTTTCAAATTACTTTAGCTTTAAGTGACGATGCTAATAATGATAACAATGGTCGTGATATTCTAGCACCCCATATGCAATTTTTAGAACAATTTTTAAATGTTGCTTCTGGTGGCCTAACTCGCAATGAATCAAGTTTACTTATGATTTATGTGCGTTTAATGTATGAAAATGCTGGCATTACAACCAGAACTAAAATTCATTTATTACAACCACATGAATTCCCCATTTTTCAAGACTTATACCATATTATTGAAACTGATATGTTAAAAGAAACTGATATGCGTAATAAAAATGACTTAAAAAATTTATTAATTATTTTATCAAGATTTGTTAGCGGAGGAACCGATTCCAATTTATGAAATGCCCATACTAATCTGAATGATACTAATAGTTTAGTACAAGTTTATGATTTATATACTTTAACACAATCTGGTAATAAACGATTAGTTAATGCCCAAATGTTTTTAATTTTAAAATACATTGAAAATGAAGTGCGAAAAAATAAAAATGATAATGAAATCAACAAAAAAGAACAATGAATTTCCATCACCATTGATGAAGCACATTTATTAATTGATAAAGAATTCCCTGCGGCATTATTATTCATGTACCAAATTGTAAAACGAATTAGAAAGTATACAGGGATGATTAATATTATTACTCAAAATATTAATGATTTTCTAGGTTCTGAGGAAATTAAAAAGTATACAACTGCCATTATTAACTCTAGCCAATATTTGAAAGTTTTAAACCTTCAACCCCATGACTTAGCAGCGCTAAATGAACTGTATGCTTCTTATGGCGGAATTTCTCCTAATGAAACGGACTTTATTGCTCGTGCCAAAGTCGGAGAATGTTTATTTGCTATTTCTAGTTTATATCGTATGTGTTTAACTATTAATGTTAGTATTGGAGAAACTAATGCCATTAAAGGAATTAGTTCTTCGTATGAAGATGAAACTAATAGTATTTTTGAAATTAATGAATAA
- a CDS encoding Holliday junction resolvase RecU translates to MFYANRGMFLEAIINYTIEIINNEKRALIFKHNPLTMSNKHGKFMEKSNVDYHGIYKGKYLCFEAKSTKSLTLLWNNFKIHQLDYLENVFNLGGD, encoded by the coding sequence ATGTTTTATGCAAATCGTGGCATGTTTTTGGAAGCCATAATTAATTATACTATTGAAATAATAAATAATGAAAAACGAGCATTAATTTTTAAACATAATCCTCTAACTATGAGTAATAAACATGGTAAGTTTATGGAAAAAAGTAATGTTGACTATCATGGTATTTACAAAGGTAAATACTTATGTTTTGAAGCTAAAAGTACTAAAAGTTTAACACTACTCTGAAATAATTTTAAAATTCATCAGTTGGATTATCTAGAAAATGTTTTTAATCTTGGGGGGGATTAG
- the ffh gene encoding signal recognition particle protein: MSFADMMSKKVQKTLEKNLSKKTLTLENMEDTIKEFRLILLEADVNFRVVKTLINEITAKAKGEFIKEGLDQKEMLVKIMHEELTKIMGAKNIELNLSGNLAVIMVVGLQGSGKTTTIAKLAKLITDKYKKRCLLVAGDIYRPAAVEQLKVLGKNLHIEVFSLENETPQTIVKNAQAYADKNKFDVVLIDTAGRLHIDEKLMNELVDIKKITQPQEILLVCDGMAGQDIINVAIEFNNAIPVTGSIITKLDGTAKGGSALSIAYLTKIPVKFLGMGEKVTDLETFYPERMAERILGMGDIATLMEKAQSTVSSRDVEETMNRMMLGQFDLNDLVNQMKQIKKMGKLGSLVKMIPGMSAKISENKISDAEADLKIAEYIIASTTAQEREKPQILRYPTRKTRVLKGSGRSEKELNKVLNQFEKTKKVMDQIAGQIKRGEMPSIPGMEDLMKK, from the coding sequence ATGAGTTTTGCTGATATGATGTCGAAAAAAGTCCAAAAAACTTTAGAAAAAAATTTAAGTAAAAAAACATTAACATTGGAGAACATGGAAGATACAATTAAAGAGTTCAGATTAATTTTATTAGAAGCTGACGTTAACTTTCGTGTTGTTAAAACTTTAATTAATGAAATTACTGCTAAAGCCAAAGGTGAGTTTATTAAAGAAGGTTTAGACCAAAAAGAAATGCTAGTTAAAATCATGCATGAAGAATTAACAAAAATTATGGGTGCTAAAAATATTGAACTTAATCTATCTGGTAATCTGGCAGTGATTATGGTTGTGGGTTTACAAGGTTCAGGAAAAACAACAACGATTGCTAAATTGGCTAAGCTAATAACTGATAAATATAAAAAACGATGCTTATTAGTTGCAGGTGATATTTATCGCCCTGCTGCGGTTGAACAATTAAAAGTTTTAGGAAAGAATCTACACATTGAAGTATTTTCATTAGAAAATGAAACACCACAAACAATCGTTAAAAATGCCCAAGCATATGCTGATAAAAATAAATTTGATGTTGTCTTAATTGATACAGCAGGAAGATTACACATTGATGAAAAATTAATGAATGAGTTAGTGGATATTAAAAAAATTACTCAACCACAAGAAATCTTATTAGTTTGTGATGGAATGGCTGGTCAAGATATTATTAATGTTGCCATTGAATTTAATAATGCTATTCCTGTTACAGGAAGCATTATTACTAAATTAGATGGCACAGCCAAAGGTGGTTCTGCCCTTTCGATTGCTTATTTAACTAAAATTCCTGTTAAGTTTTTAGGTATGGGTGAGAAAGTTACTGATTTAGAAACTTTTTATCCTGAGCGAATGGCGGAACGAATTTTAGGTATGGGTGATATTGCCACATTAATGGAAAAAGCTCAAAGTACTGTTTCCTCTCGTGACGTTGAAGAAACTATGAATCGCATGATGTTAGGACAATTTGATTTAAATGATCTTGTTAATCAAATGAAACAAATTAAGAAAATGGGTAAATTAGGTTCATTAGTAAAAATGATTCCAGGTATGTCTGCTAAGATTAGTGAGAATAAGATTAGTGATGCTGAAGCTGATTTAAAAATTGCGGAATACATTATCGCGTCAACAACTGCACAAGAACGTGAAAAACCACAAATCTTACGTTATCCAACTCGTAAAACACGAGTTCTAAAGGGCTCTGGTCGTAGTGAAAAAGAATTAAATAAAGTTTTGAATCAATTTGAAAAAACCAAAAAAGTCATGGATCAAATTGCTGGTCAAATTAAACGTGGTGAAATGCCAAGCATTCCTGGTATGGAAGATCTTATGAAAAAATAA
- the rny gene encoding ribonuclease Y, whose translation MKISITTLLISIISGQMGIYLSIIIAITLTIGIIAGVFIRKFYLKKQEEKSLDNIKQKEKEAQKLIQTTKADAKVEIAKLRKDLYAEIDFRKEQNLDYEKILNKRERKLTEREEIIETQTQNLYHQREIVKNIKLDYHHKIDQIIVELEKNSGMSKHEAKEELFKKLEERLSLEFNKMIKNHEYNTKLQAKELANNIISEAIERYASNFVVDKSVAYVKLPNDEMKGRIIGKEDRNIKSFELTAGVDIIIDDTPETIQISSFNPIRREIATRALEDLVKDGRIHPIRIEEVLKFHEQELNENFKIDGKKIIDELKLTNFEPELVNYIGRLKYRTSYGQNVLLHSYEVAKLAGTMAAELGLDINLAKRAGLLHDIGKAVDYELEGSHVYNGVILAKKYGEEDIIINAIHSHHGDVPKNNIYSCLVSTADTLSAARPGARNNSLEEFITRIKEIEDLCKTIKGVDKAYAVQAGRQIRVIVDPNVINDIDAHTLARTLKEKLQRIITIPGDIHITVIREVRATELIS comes from the coding sequence ATGAAAATTAGTATAACAACATTATTAATAAGTATAATTAGTGGACAAATGGGAATATACTTGAGTATAATAATAGCGATAACACTGACTATAGGGATAATAGCAGGTGTTTTTATTAGAAAATTTTATTTAAAGAAACAAGAAGAAAAAAGTTTGGATAACATTAAACAGAAGGAAAAAGAAGCACAAAAATTAATTCAAACTACAAAAGCTGATGCTAAAGTTGAAATTGCTAAACTAAGAAAAGATTTATATGCTGAAATTGATTTTCGCAAAGAACAAAATTTAGATTATGAGAAAATATTAAATAAACGTGAGCGCAAGTTAACTGAACGAGAAGAAATAATTGAAACACAAACTCAAAATCTTTATCATCAACGTGAAATTGTTAAAAATATTAAATTAGATTATCATCACAAAATTGATCAAATTATTGTAGAATTAGAAAAAAACTCTGGTATGAGTAAACATGAAGCTAAAGAAGAATTGTTTAAAAAATTAGAAGAACGCTTGTCATTAGAATTTAATAAAATGATTAAAAATCATGAATACAATACTAAACTACAAGCAAAAGAACTTGCTAACAATATCATAAGTGAAGCGATTGAACGTTATGCTAGTAACTTTGTAGTTGATAAATCAGTTGCTTATGTTAAGTTGCCAAATGATGAAATGAAAGGACGGATTATAGGAAAAGAAGACCGTAACATTAAATCATTTGAATTAACTGCTGGTGTTGATATTATTATTGATGACACACCAGAAACTATTCAAATTTCATCTTTTAATCCTATTAGAAGAGAAATTGCCACTAGGGCGTTAGAAGATTTAGTTAAAGATGGACGTATTCATCCCATTAGAATTGAAGAAGTTTTAAAATTTCATGAACAAGAATTAAATGAAAACTTTAAAATTGATGGTAAAAAAATAATTGATGAACTAAAATTAACCAATTTTGAACCAGAATTAGTTAATTATATTGGTCGTTTAAAATATCGTACTAGTTATGGTCAAAATGTTTTATTACATTCCTATGAAGTTGCTAAATTAGCAGGTACTATGGCTGCTGAATTAGGACTAGATATTAATCTAGCTAAACGTGCTGGTTTACTACATGATATTGGAAAAGCAGTTGATTATGAATTAGAAGGTTCACACGTTTATAACGGTGTTATCCTAGCCAAAAAATATGGTGAAGAAGATATTATTATTAATGCTATTCATTCTCACCATGGTGATGTTCCAAAAAATAATATTTATTCTTGTTTAGTGTCAACAGCCGATACATTATCAGCAGCACGACCTGGTGCTCGTAATAATTCATTAGAAGAATTTATTACAAGAATTAAAGAAATTGAAGATTTATGTAAAACGATTAAAGGTGTTGATAAAGCCTATGCTGTGCAAGCAGGACGTCAAATAAGAGTTATTGTTGACCCAAATGTTATTAATGATATTGATGCTCACACATTAGCTCGCACGTTAAAAGAAAAATTACAACGTATTATTACTATTCCTGGTGATATTCATATTACTGTGATTCGTGAAGTTCGTGCTACAGAATTAATTAGTTAA
- a CDS encoding DivIVA domain-containing protein, which translates to MNINKKDIINKEFSVDYKGYNAQEVDLFLDLVASNFELLEEYVTKLKKQNEILEADNNKMLLENDSLKTHLVILKQQKQKLEAKGVENIDIITRLSKLESIVHEE; encoded by the coding sequence ATGAATATTAATAAAAAAGATATAATTAATAAAGAATTTAGTGTTGACTATAAAGGTTATAACGCACAAGAGGTAGACTTATTTTTAGATTTAGTAGCTTCTAATTTTGAATTGTTAGAAGAGTATGTTACTAAACTAAAAAAACAAAATGAAATTTTAGAAGCAGATAATAATAAAATGTTGTTAGAAAATGATAGTTTAAAGACACACCTAGTAATTTTAAAACAACAAAAACAAAAATTAGAAGCAAAAGGTGTAGAGAACATTGATATTATTACTAGATTAAGTAAATTAGAAAGTATTGTACATGAAGAATAA
- a CDS encoding nicotinamide-nucleotide amidohydrolase family protein — MNELIELIERLNFKISSCESITGGLFAQKFTIIAGVSQYFNGGIATYSDEAKINIAKIKKQTIKKYDSVSKECALEMAINSQSMFKTEVAISFYW, encoded by the coding sequence ATGAATGAACTTATAGAATTAATAGAAAGATTAAATTTTAAAATTAGTTCTTGTGAAAGTATTACGGGTGGTCTTTTTGCCCAAAAATTTACTATTATTGCTGGTGTTTCACAATACTTTAATGGAGGTATTGCAACATACAGTGATGAAGCTAAAATAAATATTGCAAAAATTAAAAAACAAACTATTAAAAAATATGATTCAGTTAGTAAAGAATGTGCATTAGAAATGGCAATTAATAGTCAAAGCATGTTTAAAACAGAAGTTGCTATTAGTTTTTACTGGTAA
- a CDS encoding CinA family protein, translated as METKLIGLVYVGIVINDKTWCETFQFVGNRNEIRTQVVEQAIIILKKILLNFKK; from the coding sequence ATGGAAACTAAACTAATTGGTTTAGTTTACGTGGGCATTGTTATAAATGATAAAACTTGATGTGAAACTTTTCAATTTGTTGGTAACAGAAATGAAATTAGAACTCAAGTTGTAGAACAAGCAATAATTATTTTAAAAAAGATTTTATTAAATTTTAAAAAATAA
- a CDS encoding Mbov_0396 family ICE element transmembrane protein yields MNWLWDGLLHILLLLPWMIFVSGPLEIIHLLLSPHGIFDYLTTDALTNLIFGNFIDDPFNTKHLPQFFLALSIVAVGLIVIMFIMQLIIIQFTETHTIREKLGKAIKNTFLAVLVIVFIPLFFSLINYLITGLLVVLKITAEGSFTDLADRLWGIGAPNAQSASQVAEGYGMPPGSIENWNFILELVAIWFTLYVLFVAAMTLVERIIDLILLFSISPIVASMMPVDQGKRLGVWKEMVIGKFIIGPGTMLPIYIFMQVLPAAVVDISKTFNGSSGDIWLEKQILYALFCTAGAISCLKTQKIINHLVTQNLGVQSAIDSNGAGIAGSIAGKARGFASLASGGAGALKLGKQMLVGGAKDGKNPDGSTNSANGLLKNGLTGYIGKGGKWGANIAGRIGKSHAEGTKAKDFGSKLVSPITTPVKNVLGTLSSARDALSSSYGEGRYGGPNYDQMD; encoded by the coding sequence ATGAATTGACTATGAGATGGGCTATTGCATATATTATTACTCCTTCCATGAATGATATTTGTTTCTGGACCATTAGAAATAATTCACTTGCTATTATCACCACATGGTATATTTGACTATTTAACAACTGATGCCTTAACTAATTTAATTTTTGGTAACTTTATAGATGATCCATTTAATACTAAGCATTTGCCGCAATTCTTTTTAGCACTTTCTATTGTTGCTGTCGGTTTAATTGTTATTATGTTTATTATGCAATTAATAATCATTCAATTTACTGAGACCCATACGATACGTGAGAAACTAGGTAAGGCCATTAAAAATACTTTTTTAGCAGTCTTAGTTATTGTGTTTATCCCCTTATTTTTTAGTTTAATTAATTATTTAATAACAGGATTGTTAGTGGTTTTGAAAATTACTGCTGAAGGTAGTTTTACTGATTTAGCAGATAGGTTATGAGGAATTGGTGCCCCTAATGCGCAAAGTGCCAGCCAAGTTGCTGAAGGTTATGGTATGCCACCAGGATCGATAGAAAATTGAAATTTTATTTTAGAACTTGTTGCGATTTGATTTACATTATATGTATTATTTGTTGCGGCCATGACTCTAGTAGAACGAATCATTGATTTAATTCTTTTGTTCTCAATTTCGCCAATTGTTGCTTCTATGATGCCTGTCGACCAAGGAAAAAGGTTAGGTGTTTGAAAAGAAATGGTGATTGGTAAATTTATTATCGGTCCTGGTACCATGTTGCCAATTTACATTTTTATGCAAGTATTACCGGCTGCAGTTGTTGATATTAGTAAAACATTTAACGGTTCTAGTGGTGATATCTGATTAGAAAAACAAATTCTATATGCCTTATTTTGTACAGCAGGTGCTATTAGTTGTTTAAAAACCCAAAAAATCATTAACCATTTAGTAACTCAAAACTTGGGAGTGCAAAGCGCTATTGATTCTAATGGTGCAGGGATTGCTGGCAGTATTGCTGGTAAAGCGCGTGGTTTTGCTAGCCTTGCTTCTGGTGGTGCTGGTGCCTTAAAACTTGGAAAACAAATGCTGGTGGGTGGTGCTAAGGATGGCAAAAATCCTGATGGAAGTACTAATTCTGCCAATGGATTACTGAAAAATGGATTAACTGGTTACATTGGTAAAGGTGGTAAATGAGGTGCTAACATTGCAGGAAGAATTGGAAAGTCCCATGCTGAGGGTACTAAAGCCAAAGACTTTGGAAGTAAACTTGTAAGTCCCATTACAACTCCAGTAAAAAATGTATTGGGTACTCTTAGTAGTGCACGCGATGCATTGAGTAGTTCTTATGGCGAAGGCAGATATGGCGGTCCTAATTATGATCAAATGGACTAA
- a CDS encoding HU family DNA-binding protein, whose protein sequence is MTKGNTKTKADIIKLVAQKCDITIISATSIIDAFFDEVKNEIANGGKINIPKFGIFESILRSSRIGRNPQTGETITINASKAPKFKASSEFKKHANKVEINI, encoded by the coding sequence ATGACAAAAGGTAATACTAAAACTAAAGCAGATATTATTAAATTGGTTGCACAAAAGTGTGACATTACTATCATCTCTGCAACTAGTATTATTGATGCTTTTTTTGATGAAGTCAAAAACGAAATTGCTAATGGAGGAAAAATTAATATACCTAAATTTGGTATTTTTGAATCTATTTTACGTTCTTCAAGGATAGGGCGTAATCCCCAAACTGGTGAAACTATTACAATTAATGCTTCTAAGGCACCTAAGTTTAAAGCAAGTTCTGAATTTAAAAAACATGCAAACAAAGTAGAAATTAACATTTAA